The Euzebyales bacterium genome window below encodes:
- a CDS encoding glycine cleavage T C-terminal barrel domain-containing protein: MAINENPGILLYPRIRRTPYYYAHREHGVKLYSVYNRMYHPRLYSDPLDEYDALVNRVTLWDVSVERQVEITGPDAFDFANMLVPRDLNKCKVGQCKYVFITSPEGGILNDPILLRLEENKIWLSLADSDILLWCKGLAYSSGMNVKISEPDVAPVQIQGPRAAAVARDLFGDSILEIPYYHAEERELDGLRTVVSRTGFSGEIGYEIYLHDATRDGIKLWNTVLEAGAPHEIQVVGPGHIRRIEGGFLSQGNDMDFDTNPFEVGYGFEETWMVDLDQEADFIGKKALKRIKAEGVKRKLVGVEIDGGHVGFFSDGSMPDFFPVFDPDSGETVGKVTSATWSPALERNIGYAMVPVRYEPYGTELVVETQHGRNRAVVVEKPFVDPKKDKPKQDAAAIV, from the coding sequence TTGGCGATCAATGAGAACCCCGGCATCCTGCTGTACCCGCGGATCCGCCGGACGCCGTACTACTACGCTCACCGCGAGCACGGCGTCAAGCTGTACAGCGTGTACAACCGCATGTACCACCCGCGCCTGTACAGCGATCCGCTCGACGAGTACGACGCGTTGGTCAACCGCGTCACCCTGTGGGACGTCAGCGTCGAGCGACAGGTCGAGATCACCGGGCCTGACGCATTCGATTTCGCCAACATGCTCGTGCCTCGTGACCTGAACAAGTGCAAGGTCGGGCAGTGCAAGTACGTGTTCATCACGTCGCCCGAGGGCGGCATCCTCAACGACCCGATCCTCCTGCGGCTCGAGGAGAACAAGATCTGGTTGTCGCTCGCCGACAGTGACATCCTGCTGTGGTGCAAGGGCCTGGCGTACAGCTCCGGCATGAACGTCAAGATCTCCGAGCCCGACGTGGCGCCCGTCCAGATCCAGGGTCCGCGCGCCGCCGCGGTCGCCCGCGACCTGTTCGGCGACAGCATCCTCGAGATCCCCTACTACCACGCCGAGGAGCGCGAGCTGGACGGCCTGCGCACCGTCGTGTCGCGGACGGGGTTCTCGGGTGAGATCGGCTACGAGATCTACCTGCACGACGCGACCCGCGACGGCATCAAGCTGTGGAACACCGTGCTCGAGGCGGGCGCTCCGCACGAGATCCAGGTCGTCGGCCCCGGCCACATCCGGCGCATCGAGGGCGGGTTCCTGTCGCAGGGCAACGACATGGACTTCGACACCAACCCCTTCGAGGTCGGTTACGGCTTCGAGGAGACGTGGATGGTCGACCTCGACCAGGAGGCCGACTTCATCGGCAAGAAGGCGCTGAAGCGCATCAAGGCCGAGGGCGTCAAGCGCAAGCTGGTCGGCGTCGAGATCGACGGCGGGCACGTCGGCTTCTTCAGCGACGGCTCGATGCCCGACTTCTTCCCCGTGTTCGACCCCGACTCCGGTGAGACGGTCGGCAAGGTCACGTCCGCCACCTGGTCGCCCGCGTTGGAGCGCAACATCGGGTACGCCATGGTGCCGGTGCGCTACGAGCCCTACGGCACCGAGCTGGTGGTCGAGACCCAGCACGGCCGAAACCGCGCCGTCGTGGTCGAGAAGCCGTTCGTCGACCCGAAGAAGGACAAGCCCAAGCAGGACGCCGCCGCCATCGTCTGA
- a CDS encoding DUF1015 family protein: MTVRLGIRPAHLHVVAPGVASRVAAPAYDTLPAWARAHRARDPLSFLHVLRAADSDPDRRRNRRALERLLRGDVFDAGTGPRFAWYRLTTPDGHIQTGLVAEVAIRDYDDGRIIRHEHTRADREERLAAFQQAVPADASPVGLAFRADARLRALQRRATAMRPHVDFTSHDGTEHAIWTTSDPAVIGEVQDALATIDRLYVTDGHHRLAAASRVAADGRAAGADVDAPDQWVLAALFPDDELRILPFHRAVTRPHGMTTERLVAMIASHIAVEPVAAAGVPAAPHTFLAWVDGGWYRLRADVGAIGDAPLDALDVTVLQRQVLEPALGVHEPRLDPRLTYVAGDADAVVEHCRRTQSIGFMLRPTSMAELMRVADADSVMPPKSTLFSPKTCAGVVLRLTE; the protein is encoded by the coding sequence ATGACGGTCCGGCTCGGCATCCGCCCCGCGCACCTGCACGTCGTCGCCCCTGGGGTGGCGTCCCGCGTCGCCGCCCCCGCGTACGACACCCTGCCTGCGTGGGCCCGGGCGCACCGCGCGCGTGACCCGCTGAGCTTCCTGCACGTGCTGCGCGCGGCCGACAGCGATCCCGACCGGCGACGCAACCGCCGCGCGCTCGAACGCCTGTTGCGTGGCGATGTGTTCGACGCCGGCACCGGGCCGCGCTTCGCGTGGTACCGGCTGACGACGCCGGACGGGCACATCCAGACCGGTCTGGTGGCCGAGGTGGCGATCCGCGACTACGACGACGGCCGCATCATCCGCCACGAGCACACCCGGGCGGATCGCGAGGAGCGCCTCGCAGCCTTCCAGCAGGCGGTGCCGGCGGACGCCAGCCCGGTGGGGCTGGCGTTCCGGGCCGACGCGAGACTGCGGGCCCTGCAGCGCCGCGCAACCGCCATGCGACCTCATGTGGACTTCACGAGTCACGACGGGACGGAGCACGCGATCTGGACGACCTCGGATCCCGCGGTGATCGGCGAGGTGCAGGACGCGTTGGCGACGATCGACCGGCTGTACGTGACCGACGGGCACCATCGGCTGGCGGCAGCGTCACGTGTCGCCGCGGACGGTCGCGCTGCCGGAGCCGACGTCGATGCTCCGGACCAGTGGGTCCTCGCCGCACTGTTCCCCGACGACGAACTGCGCATCCTGCCCTTCCACCGCGCCGTCACGAGGCCGCACGGCATGACGACGGAGCGACTCGTCGCGATGATCGCGTCCCACATCGCTGTGGAGCCGGTCGCGGCGGCAGGTGTGCCCGCCGCGCCGCACACCTTCCTCGCATGGGTCGACGGCGGGTGGTACCGCCTGCGGGCCGACGTCGGGGCCATCGGGGACGCACCGCTCGACGCCCTGGACGTCACGGTGCTCCAGCGCCAGGTGCTCGAGCCGGCGTTGGGCGTCCACGAACCACGCCTGGACCCCCGGCTGACGTACGTGGCCGGCGACGCCGACGCGGTCGTCGAGCACTGCCGGCGTACGCAGTCGATCGGATTCATGCTGCGACCGACATCCATGGCCGAACTCATGAGGGTCGCTGACGCCGACAGCGTCATGCCTCCGAAGTCGACGCTCTTCTCTCCGAAGACGTGCGCAGGGGTGGTCCTCCGCCTCACGGAATGA
- the serC gene encoding 3-phosphoserine/phosphohydroxythreonine transaminase — translation MSTHRVHNFSAGPSTLPLPVLEQVRDELVDYRGSGMSLLEMSHRGAHYDAVHTEAMQLAREVFALPDDFDVLFVQGGATLQFAMAPANLLTDGASAAVARTGSWSRKALADAQAYGTTYIAWDGEPERYTRMPTADEIDVRAGTRYLHVCSNETIEGIRFAEFPDVGVPLVADMSSDIATRELPWERFDLVYGGAQKNLGPAGLALVFLRRDTLGSMRHDQGAYLRYAIHVQKDSLYNTPPVFSIWVTGKVLRWILDGGGLKAMTAAAERRAGVVYRAIDESDGWYECPVDRASRSLTNVVFRLPDDDLEARFLAEAADRDFVGLKGHRSVGGCRASLYNAMPQAGADALAEFMHDFRNRAG, via the coding sequence ATGAGCACCCACCGCGTCCACAACTTCAGCGCCGGGCCGTCGACGCTTCCGCTGCCGGTCCTCGAGCAGGTCCGCGACGAGTTGGTCGACTACCGGGGCAGCGGGATGTCGCTGCTGGAGATGAGCCATCGGGGAGCCCACTACGACGCCGTGCACACCGAGGCCATGCAGCTGGCCCGCGAGGTGTTCGCCCTGCCGGACGACTTCGACGTGCTGTTCGTGCAGGGTGGCGCGACGCTGCAGTTCGCGATGGCGCCCGCCAACCTGCTGACCGACGGTGCATCGGCCGCGGTTGCGCGCACAGGGTCGTGGTCGCGCAAGGCGCTCGCGGACGCACAGGCCTACGGTACGACCTACATCGCCTGGGACGGCGAGCCCGAGCGCTACACGCGCATGCCGACCGCCGACGAGATCGACGTGCGTGCGGGCACGCGCTACCTGCACGTGTGCTCCAACGAGACGATCGAGGGGATCCGGTTCGCCGAGTTCCCCGACGTCGGCGTCCCCCTCGTCGCCGACATGTCCAGCGACATCGCGACACGTGAGCTGCCCTGGGAGCGCTTCGACCTGGTGTACGGCGGCGCGCAGAAGAACCTCGGACCGGCCGGCCTGGCGCTCGTCTTCCTCCGTCGGGACACGCTGGGCTCCATGCGCCACGACCAGGGCGCGTACCTGCGGTACGCGATCCACGTCCAGAAGGACTCGCTGTACAACACCCCTCCCGTGTTCTCGATCTGGGTCACCGGCAAGGTGTTGCGCTGGATCCTCGACGGTGGCGGGCTGAAGGCGATGACCGCGGCCGCGGAGCGCCGCGCCGGGGTCGTCTACCGGGCGATCGACGAGAGCGACGGGTGGTACGAGTGCCCCGTCGACCGCGCGAGCCGCTCCCTCACCAATGTGGTGTTCCGGCTTCCCGACGACGACCTCGAAGCGCGGTTCCTGGCCGAGGCGGCGGATCGTGACTTCGTCGGCCTCAAAGGCCACCGCAGCGTCGGTGGGTGCAGGGCAAGCCTGTACAACGCGATGCCGCAGGCCGGCGCCGACGCGCTCGCCGAGTTCATGCACGACTTCCGGAACCGGGCCGGCTGA
- a CDS encoding NAD(P)-dependent oxidoreductase: MHLLFADPFHPDHAQAVRDRGHACTFEPGLSSDDLPTAIAGQDVLVVRSTKVTADTVAAADSLGMIIRAGAGTNTIAKAAAAERGIYVCNVPGRNAIAVAELAFGLVAALDRRIPDNVADLRDGRWDKRRYSQAGGLYGRAVGVVGLGDIGLVFAERAAAFGMRVHAIAREGRPADVVARAERAGITFVDDLQTLASSCQILSFHVPLNEDTRGMVDAELLDHVPPGAWIINTSRGEIVDDDALLDAIEDKDLRAGLDVFNDEPPSSTGTFDSLLAQHPNVYGTHHIGASTDQAQRAIAAEVVSMLDAYERGEIRNCVNIESQPVGNATLVVRHLDQVGVLSDVLNVLRGCELNIEQMHNTIFAGRTAAVATIHTSGATPDDLADRVNAIDRVLHASVRRASEG, encoded by the coding sequence GTGCACCTGTTGTTCGCGGACCCGTTCCACCCGGACCACGCTCAGGCGGTGCGCGACCGCGGCCACGCGTGCACCTTCGAGCCGGGGCTGTCGTCCGATGACCTCCCCACGGCGATCGCGGGCCAGGACGTCCTCGTGGTCCGCAGCACGAAGGTCACCGCCGACACCGTGGCCGCCGCCGACTCGCTGGGCATGATCATCCGCGCCGGCGCGGGGACCAACACGATCGCCAAGGCGGCCGCCGCCGAACGTGGGATCTACGTGTGCAACGTGCCGGGCCGCAACGCGATCGCGGTGGCCGAACTGGCGTTCGGCCTGGTCGCGGCGCTGGACCGCCGGATCCCCGACAACGTCGCCGACCTCAGGGACGGCCGGTGGGACAAGAGGCGCTACTCGCAGGCCGGCGGACTGTACGGGCGCGCGGTCGGCGTCGTCGGGCTGGGGGACATCGGCCTGGTCTTCGCCGAGCGGGCGGCGGCCTTCGGGATGCGCGTGCACGCGATCGCGCGTGAAGGTCGACCCGCCGACGTCGTCGCGCGCGCCGAACGCGCGGGGATCACGTTCGTGGATGACCTGCAGACTCTGGCGTCGTCGTGCCAGATCCTGTCGTTCCACGTGCCTCTGAACGAGGACACACGTGGGATGGTCGATGCCGAACTCCTCGATCACGTCCCGCCGGGCGCCTGGATCATCAACACGTCGCGGGGCGAGATCGTCGACGACGACGCCCTGCTCGACGCGATCGAGGACAAGGACCTGCGGGCCGGACTGGACGTGTTCAACGACGAGCCGCCGTCCTCGACCGGCACGTTCGACTCGCTGCTCGCCCAGCACCCGAACGTGTACGGCACCCACCACATCGGGGCGTCCACGGATCAGGCCCAGCGCGCGATCGCCGCTGAGGTCGTGTCGATGCTCGATGCCTACGAGCGCGGCGAGATCCGCAACTGCGTCAACATCGAGTCACAGCCGGTCGGCAACGCGACCCTCGTGGTGCGCCACCTCGATCAGGTCGGCGTCCTGTCAGACGTGCTCAACGTGCTGCGCGGCTGCGAGCTCAACATCGAGCAGATGCACAACACCATCTTCGCCGGTCGGACGGCCGCGGTCGCCACCATCCACACCAGCGGTGCCACCCCGGACGACCTCGCCGACCGGGTCAACGCCATCGACCGCGTGCTGCACGCGAGCGTGCGGCGGGCGAGCGAGGGCTGA
- a CDS encoding inositol monophosphatase family protein yields MDHDPSELLALATDMARQAGQLLCAYAERGGLSVDTKTSATDPVSAADQASEHLISERIRTARPDDGQLGEEQTGDREGSTGLRWVVDPLDGTVNYLYGIPQWSVSIAVEDAEGPLAGVVHDPSRGDVFTAVRGAGAHHNGEALSVRTVDDPADALVATGFAYDPAARADQGRLLADLIGSVRDVRRFGSAALDLAWLAAGRWDGYAEFTMHRWDFSAGSLLVSEAGGRVDGWQMELGGAMHRGLTAGGVTVVEHLNEWLRRAGARRLPLSEYMD; encoded by the coding sequence ATGGACCACGATCCCTCCGAACTGCTGGCGCTGGCGACCGACATGGCGCGTCAGGCCGGGCAACTGCTGTGCGCCTACGCCGAACGCGGCGGCCTGTCGGTCGACACCAAGACGTCGGCGACGGATCCGGTCTCGGCCGCCGACCAGGCGAGCGAACACCTCATCAGCGAGCGCATCCGCACGGCGCGACCCGACGACGGGCAACTCGGCGAGGAGCAGACCGGCGACCGCGAGGGCTCGACCGGCCTGCGCTGGGTCGTCGACCCGCTCGACGGGACGGTCAACTACCTCTACGGCATCCCGCAGTGGTCGGTCAGCATCGCGGTCGAGGACGCGGAAGGCCCGCTCGCGGGTGTCGTCCACGATCCCAGCCGGGGCGACGTGTTCACCGCGGTTCGTGGCGCCGGCGCACATCACAACGGGGAGGCGCTGTCGGTGAGGACGGTGGACGACCCTGCCGACGCCCTCGTCGCCACCGGCTTCGCGTATGACCCGGCGGCCCGTGCGGATCAGGGCCGGTTGCTGGCCGACCTGATCGGCTCGGTCCGCGACGTGCGACGGTTCGGTTCGGCCGCGCTCGACCTGGCCTGGCTGGCGGCCGGGCGCTGGGACGGGTACGCGGAGTTCACGATGCACCGCTGGGACTTCAGCGCGGGCAGCCTGCTGGTCTCCGAGGCGGGAGGGCGCGTGGATGGCTGGCAGATGGAGCTGGGCGGCGCGATGCACCGTGGGCTCACGGCCGGTGGTGTCACCGTCGTCGAGCACCTGAACGAGTGGCTGCGACGTGCGGGCGCCCGCCGGCTGCCGCTGTCGGAGTACATGGACTGA
- a CDS encoding dihydrodipicolinate synthase family protein: MMFRGVGVALVTLFDDTGEVDAVATADHAARLVGLGVRAVVVAGTTGEAATLSIDERDRLLDAVQSAVDARVPVIAGTGAPSARQAADLTARARDGGADAVLVLSPPQAPDPRPYYERVASVAGDLPVLAYHFPKVSPPGLPVDVIGTLPVAGCKDSTGDPERLLGTLRATSLPLYTGSSALLSFAGPLGCAGAILGLANVEPERCAEAFAGDAGAQRALTAGHFAMSDPFPRGLKELMADRFGTSTATRAA; encoded by the coding sequence ATGATGTTCAGAGGCGTCGGTGTCGCGCTGGTCACGCTGTTCGACGACACCGGGGAGGTGGATGCGGTCGCCACGGCCGATCACGCCGCGCGACTTGTCGGCCTGGGGGTGCGGGCCGTCGTCGTCGCCGGGACGACCGGTGAAGCGGCGACGCTCAGCATCGACGAACGCGACCGCCTGCTCGACGCCGTGCAGTCGGCCGTCGACGCACGCGTGCCGGTGATCGCGGGCACGGGCGCCCCGTCTGCGCGGCAGGCAGCCGACCTCACGGCCCGCGCCCGCGACGGTGGTGCCGACGCGGTACTGGTGCTGTCTCCGCCACAGGCGCCCGATCCACGGCCCTACTACGAGCGCGTGGCTTCGGTCGCCGGCGACCTGCCCGTGCTCGCGTACCACTTCCCGAAGGTGTCGCCGCCGGGCCTGCCGGTCGACGTGATCGGCACGTTGCCCGTCGCCGGCTGCAAGGACTCGACCGGCGATCCCGAGCGGCTGCTCGGCACCCTGCGCGCGACATCGCTGCCGCTGTACACCGGCTCGTCGGCACTGCTGTCGTTCGCCGGTCCGCTCGGATGCGCCGGGGCCATCCTCGGACTGGCCAACGTGGAGCCCGAGCGATGCGCCGAGGCGTTCGCGGGGGATGCCGGCGCCCAGCGCGCGCTGACCGCTGGGCACTTCGCGATGAGCGATCCGTTCCCGCGGGGTCTCAAGGAGCTGATGGCCGACCGCTTCGGGACGTCGACGGCGACCCGCGCCGCGTGA
- a CDS encoding Lrp/AsnC family transcriptional regulator: MASDSLRIDEIDRKIIAQLLQDGRRSFASIGEAVGLSAPAVKRRVDRLRDAGLIERFTITVDPRVLGWRVEAFIELFCAPRTPSQQIRDALADHPEVVSAFTITGDADALLHLRVADATHLEAALERIRAEPIVTQTRSVVALSRLLDRT, translated from the coding sequence GTGGCCAGCGATTCGTTGCGCATCGACGAGATAGATCGCAAGATCATTGCGCAGCTCCTGCAGGATGGTCGACGCAGCTTCGCGTCGATCGGCGAGGCGGTGGGCCTGTCGGCGCCCGCGGTCAAGCGGCGCGTCGACCGTCTGCGGGACGCCGGGCTGATCGAGCGGTTCACCATCACCGTCGACCCCCGCGTGCTGGGCTGGCGGGTCGAGGCCTTCATCGAACTGTTCTGCGCACCGCGCACACCGTCGCAGCAGATCCGCGATGCCCTGGCCGATCATCCCGAGGTCGTGTCGGCGTTCACCATCACCGGCGACGCCGATGCCCTACTGCACCTGCGCGTCGCCGACGCCACCCACCTCGAGGCGGCGCTCGAGCGCATCCGGGCCGAGCCGATCGTCACCCAGACCCGCAGCGTGGTGGCGCTGTCCCGCCTGCTCGACCGCACCTGA
- the rocD gene encoding ornithine--oxo-acid transaminase: MTTFSTAERTSFEAPNYAPLPVVITEAEGAWVTDVDGRRYLDALSGYSALNFGHRHPALVAAAEEQLHRVTLTSRAFTHDQFSGFCREVAELCGMEMVLPMNTGAEGVETAIKVARRWGYTVKGVPAGRAKIVTFANNFHGRTTTIIGFSTDPDAREGFGPFTPGFVTVPYADADALTEAIDADTVAVLIEPVQGEAGVIVPPDGYLTRVREICDRAGVLMIADEIQSGLGRTGRTFAIDHEGVVPDMFILGKALGGGIMPVSAVVSRRDVLGVLTPGSHGSTFGGNPLSCAVARAVVALLRTGEVQANAARMGARLAAGLATLPSRHVDGIRTHGLWAGIDIAGGRTARSVCERLLELGVLSKDTHGSTIRLGPPLTVSADEVDLLVDRLGEALATTV, from the coding sequence ATGACCACCTTCAGCACCGCCGAGCGGACCAGCTTCGAGGCGCCCAACTACGCGCCGTTGCCGGTCGTCATCACCGAGGCGGAGGGCGCCTGGGTCACCGACGTCGACGGTCGCCGCTACCTCGACGCGCTGTCGGGTTACTCGGCGCTGAACTTCGGCCACCGCCACCCTGCGCTGGTGGCTGCGGCCGAGGAGCAGCTGCACCGGGTCACGCTGACCAGCCGGGCGTTCACCCACGATCAGTTCAGCGGGTTCTGTCGCGAGGTGGCGGAGCTGTGCGGCATGGAGATGGTGCTGCCGATGAACACCGGCGCCGAGGGCGTCGAGACCGCGATCAAGGTCGCGCGGCGCTGGGGCTACACGGTCAAGGGCGTGCCGGCCGGCCGGGCGAAGATCGTCACCTTCGCCAACAACTTCCATGGCCGCACGACCACGATCATCGGCTTCTCGACCGACCCCGACGCGCGCGAGGGGTTCGGGCCGTTCACGCCGGGGTTCGTGACGGTTCCGTATGCGGACGCCGACGCGTTGACCGAGGCAATCGATGCCGACACGGTCGCCGTGCTGATCGAACCGGTGCAGGGCGAGGCCGGCGTCATCGTGCCGCCGGACGGCTACCTGACTCGGGTCCGGGAGATCTGTGACCGCGCCGGCGTGCTGATGATCGCCGACGAGATCCAGTCGGGCCTGGGGCGCACCGGGCGCACGTTCGCCATCGACCACGAGGGTGTGGTGCCCGACATGTTCATCCTCGGCAAGGCGCTGGGCGGGGGCATCATGCCGGTCTCGGCCGTCGTGAGCCGACGGGACGTGCTGGGCGTGCTGACGCCCGGTTCCCACGGCAGCACCTTCGGCGGCAATCCGCTGTCGTGCGCCGTCGCTCGTGCGGTCGTCGCGCTGCTGCGCACCGGCGAGGTACAGGCCAACGCGGCGCGGATGGGCGCGCGCCTGGCGGCGGGCCTCGCCACGCTGCCCAGCCGCCACGTCGACGGCATCCGCACGCATGGACTGTGGGCGGGCATCGACATCGCCGGGGGCCGCACCGCCCGCTCGGTGTGCGAGCGTCTCCTCGAGCTCGGCGTGCTGTCCAAGGACACCCACGGCAGCACGATCCGCCTCGGTCCCCCGTTGACCGTGTCGGCCGACGAGGTCGATCTGCTCGTCGACCGCCTCGGCGAGGCGCTGGCGACGACCGTGTGA
- a CDS encoding cupin domain-containing protein, which produces MTDTWEGPAPATDALARCVGDVDTFVERAWGRQALLHRRAGDDRFDDLLSLDDVDRILTATSPRRPAIRVVREGREVAPSRYTRTGTLGSRTLTDLPDVDRLLGLFDEGATIVLQGLQRTWPAVGRLCRGIEAVLTHPVQANAYLTPPSSQGLDVHHDTHDVFALQTYGRKRWVTYPPVIDHPLPGQHRRVDDDELDHPDIDTDLVPGDCLYVPRGTLHAAATTGDASLHLTIGVRVVTWYDLARRLLERTRDVAAFREALPAGFARDPQLLRDEVPGRLKQLADLIADTDPDAVADREADRLWRGLLARPDGALRMRLADIDDDTVVEPRDDLPFVISRVGDRLRVRRGGTTLQMPAWVEPALRAVLTGPTRLGALPGGLDAPSRVVLARRLVREGMIVVRGAA; this is translated from the coding sequence GTGACCGACACCTGGGAGGGACCTGCGCCGGCGACGGACGCGCTCGCCCGGTGCGTGGGTGACGTGGACACGTTCGTCGAGCGCGCCTGGGGTCGGCAGGCCCTCCTGCACCGGCGTGCGGGTGATGACAGGTTCGACGACCTGCTGTCGCTCGATGACGTCGACCGCATCCTGACGGCCACGTCGCCGCGACGGCCCGCGATCCGGGTGGTGCGCGAGGGGCGTGAGGTCGCGCCGAGCCGCTACACGCGCACCGGAACGCTCGGCTCCCGGACGTTGACCGACCTTCCTGACGTCGACCGCCTGCTCGGGCTGTTCGACGAGGGTGCGACCATCGTGCTGCAGGGGCTGCAGCGCACCTGGCCCGCCGTGGGCCGGCTGTGCCGCGGCATCGAGGCCGTCCTCACCCACCCGGTCCAGGCCAACGCGTACCTCACACCACCGAGCTCGCAGGGCCTCGACGTCCACCACGACACCCACGACGTGTTCGCGCTGCAGACGTACGGGCGGAAGCGCTGGGTGACGTATCCGCCGGTGATCGACCACCCGTTGCCGGGCCAGCACCGTCGTGTCGACGACGACGAGCTCGACCATCCCGACATCGACACCGACCTGGTGCCGGGCGACTGCCTGTACGTCCCGCGCGGCACGCTGCACGCCGCCGCGACCACGGGCGACGCGTCGCTGCACCTGACCATCGGTGTGCGGGTCGTGACCTGGTACGACCTCGCCCGCCGCCTGCTCGAGCGCACACGCGACGTCGCAGCCTTCCGCGAGGCGCTGCCGGCCGGCTTTGCGCGCGATCCGCAGCTGCTCCGTGACGAGGTGCCGGGTCGGCTCAAGCAACTCGCCGACCTGATCGCCGACACCGACCCGGATGCGGTGGCCGACCGGGAGGCCGATCGCCTGTGGCGGGGACTGCTGGCCCGTCCGGACGGCGCGCTGCGCATGCGCCTGGCCGACATCGACGACGACACGGTGGTCGAGCCGCGCGACGATCTGCCGTTTGTGATCTCCCGCGTCGGCGACCGTCTGCGGGTCCGTCGCGGCGGCACGACGTTGCAGATGCCGGCCTGGGTCGAGCCCGCCCTCCGGGCGGTGCTGACAGGACCCACGCGGCTCGGCGCGCTGCCGGGTGGCCTCGACGCGCCGTCACGCGTCGTGCTGGCGCGGCGGTTGGTGCGCGAGGGCATGATCGTCGTTCGTGGGGCGGCGTGA
- a CDS encoding sucrase ferredoxin has product MTERFRCAAAAQAVGEPRYATASTVRRWVLVEQPGPWGIDAVRESRMPSAASEALVDLGKRLAARVLLIRRPGNVASDDTRVYIAFTGARDRWLESFVVHGVPDVLDLDLDPLRNGGRVGGEVTVGPLLLVCTNGRHDPCCAEFGRPVADALGRAFPDATWEVSHIGGDRFAGNVVTLPDGIYYGGLDADRAVAVAGAHRSGHIVLDAYRGRSAYPFPVQAAEFFLRRERRLDGLDAVRWTGRRRLDDDQWRVTFATPSGAVDVEVVTGREPVARQLTCRTEQLARAPRYSLVAIDAAG; this is encoded by the coding sequence GTGACCGAACGCTTCCGCTGCGCCGCCGCCGCGCAGGCCGTGGGAGAGCCGCGGTACGCGACGGCCTCGACCGTGCGTCGGTGGGTGCTGGTCGAGCAACCGGGTCCGTGGGGCATCGACGCGGTCCGCGAGAGCCGCATGCCGTCGGCGGCCTCCGAGGCGCTCGTCGACCTGGGCAAGCGTCTCGCCGCACGCGTGCTGCTGATCCGGCGTCCGGGCAACGTCGCGTCCGACGACACACGCGTGTACATCGCGTTCACGGGCGCGCGGGACCGCTGGCTCGAGTCATTCGTCGTTCACGGCGTGCCGGACGTGCTCGACCTCGACCTCGATCCACTCCGCAACGGTGGTCGGGTCGGTGGCGAGGTCACCGTCGGACCGCTGCTGCTGGTGTGCACGAACGGGCGGCACGACCCGTGCTGCGCCGAGTTCGGTCGACCGGTCGCCGACGCGTTGGGCCGCGCCTTCCCGGACGCGACGTGGGAGGTGTCCCACATCGGTGGCGACCGCTTCGCCGGCAATGTCGTGACGTTGCCCGACGGGATCTACTACGGCGGGCTCGACGCCGACCGTGCGGTCGCGGTCGCCGGGGCGCACCGCTCCGGCCACATCGTGCTCGACGCCTACCGCGGCCGCAGCGCCTACCCGTTCCCGGTGCAGGCCGCGGAGTTCTTCCTCCGGCGTGAGCGGCGCCTCGACGGGCTCGACGCCGTGCGCTGGACCGGGCGTCGGCGGCTCGATGACGACCAGTGGCGCGTCACCTTCGCCACGCCGAGCGGCGCCGTCGACGTCGAGGTCGTCACCGGTCGTGAGCCGGTCGCACGGCAGCTGACCTGTCGGACCGAACAACTCGCCCGCGCACCCCGCTACAGCCTGGTGGCGATCGATGCCGCCGGCTGA